From a single Lineus longissimus chromosome 16, tnLinLong1.2, whole genome shotgun sequence genomic region:
- the LOC135500093 gene encoding sterol O-acyltransferase 1-like isoform X1 has product MAASENFPTNRFENHSKKGNGNISFRDLSPKRQAFIRQINLQKLRDKAQKSRSDLLGQFETHLSELVDDILTDVDDIEQKPPDAVGDHVKKKRDEGSLPDKEFVARRSILTELLEIDHIRTIYHIFVAILIVFSLQTLVYDWIEKENFLPEFELITWAFGKFPIVITLWVGMVGCTMFIVYPMFSYWAAMRSPGKGGVADYIWLTIYLIYQVLFITLPIYWTAQNELPIASKVIVASEQVRLIMKAHAFIRSNIPGVIQHKKNDELSSKEGTVPDFSKYLYFLFAPTLVYRNSYPRTATIRWNYVFTNFAQVFACLFYVYYIFARFCVPVFKNFSQESVTPKKLLFSVFGCMLPGTLVLFITFFAVLHSWLNAFAEMLRFGDRLFYKDWWNSSSFANYYRTWNVVVHDWLYTYVYKDFYWCCGKSSRPAAMAIVFLLSAVVHEYILSVSFGFFYPVLFILFAGAGFGFVFLNDRRFKRSGNIFMWVALFMGTGILMCLYSMEWYARQNCPITTDSFIDYLIPRSWTCDVLFEGL; this is encoded by the exons ATGGCGGCTTCTGAAAATTTTCCGACGAATCGCTTCGAAAATCATTCcaaaaaaggaaatgggaaCATTAGTTTTAGAG ATCTCAGCCCAAAGAGACAGGCATTTATACGGCAGATAAACTTACAGAAGTTACGAGACAAAGCTCAG AAATCGCGTTCAGACCTGCTGGGGCAATTTGAGACACATCTGAGTGAATTGGTTGATGACATTCTCACAGATGTTGATGACATCGAACAGAAACCACCAGATGCTGTTGGTGATCACGTTAAGAAGAA AAGAGATGAAGGGAGTCTGCCCGATAAAGAATTTGTTGCCAGGAGGTCCATTCTTAC GGagctccttgaaatcgatcacatCCGCACCATATATCACAtcttcgtcgccatattgattgtgttcagtttacAGACGCTCGTCTATGATTGGATCGAAAAGGAAAA TTTTCTACCAGAGTTTGAGCTCATCACGTGGGCGTTTGGTAAATTCCCTATCGTGATCACGCTATGGGTTGGCATGGTTGGATGCACAATGTTCATTGTTTATCCGATGTTCTCTTACTGGGCAGCGATGAGATCTCCAGGAAAAGGAG GTGTCGCAGACTACATCTGGCTGACAATCTACTTAATCTATCAAGTTCTATTTATAACTCTTCCTATCTACTGGACGGCCCAGAATGAGCTTCCTATCGCTTCCAAAGTGATTGTCGCATCGGAGCAGGTCCGTCTCATCATGAAAGCACATGCCTTCATCAGGTCAAATATACCTGGCGTGATTCAACATAAAAAAA ACGATGAACTTTCATCCAAAGAAGGAACGGTCCCAGATTTCTCAAAGTATTTATATTTCCTGTTTGCACCAACACTTGTTTACAGAAATTCATATCCCAG gaCAGCCACAATACGGTGGAACTATGTATTCACAAACTTTGCCCAGGTTTTCGCTTGCTTATTTTACGTTTATTACATATTCGCACGGTTCTGCGTGCCGGTTTTCAAGAACTTCAGCCAAGAATCGGTCACGCCCAAGAAGCTTCTCTTCTCTGTGTTCGGCTGCATGCTGCCAGGGACCCTTGTTCTCTTCATCA CATTCTTCGCAGTGCTGCACTCCTGGCTGAATGCCTTTGCCGAGATGTTACGGTTTGGCGATCGGTTATTCTACAAAGATTGGTGGAACAGCTCATCATTTGCCAACTACTACCGGACGTGGAACGTGGTCGTCCACGACTGGTTGTATACATATGTCTACAAGGACTTCTATTGG TGTTGTGGTAAAAGCAGCCGACCAGCAGCGATGGCGATCGTATTCCTCCTCTCGGCCGTTGTACATGAGTACATCCTGAGCGTCTCCTTTGGTTTCTTCTATCCTGTCTTGTTCATCTTGTTTGCTGGCGCTGGAT TTGGCTTTGTATTCCTGAATGATCGGCGGTTTAAGCGTAGTGGCAACATCTTCATGTGGGTAGCACTGTTCATGGGCACAGGTATCTTGATGTGTTTGTACAGCATGGAGTGGTACGCCCGGCAGAACTGCCCCATTACAACG GATTCCTTCATCGATTACCTGATCCCTCGGTCGTGGACTTGTGATGTTTTGTTCGAGGGATTATAG
- the LOC135500094 gene encoding uncharacterized protein LOC135500094 has protein sequence MAVRGKHFCEVLLLFFTVFLAICIAEECKKDATSWCKCTTSKGVIDLAPLASKSGAKFKDVPVKGKTNLYSINLCEPFSEVDSKGVGCDNVLGCQVIPAQPGGSFSYHPIGAKKIPWVVAGTVEDGNLQFQYSADSDTLRKMFITLVCANEEGSLVAYGETATTVYTFKLSTRYACYNGVYPYQGISTGSVLLIVFFVLILVYLVGGFLFLTYARGATGMERVPNFEFWADFPHLIKEGAMFVFRGCKTESTYDQI, from the exons ATGGCGGTTCGAGGCAAACATTTTTGTGAAGTTCTCCTACTTTTCTTCACGGTTTTCCTTGCGATTTGCATAGCAGAGGAGTGTAAAAAGGATGCCACGTCGTGGTGTAAATGTACCACTTCAAAGGGAGTTATAGATTTGGCGCCCCTTGCATCGAAATCAGGAGCAAA ATTTAAAGATGTTCCTGTCAAAGGCAAGACCAACTTATATAGTATCAACCTGTGTGAACCATTCAGTGAGGTCGACTCCAAAGGAGTTGGATGTGATAATGTCTTA GGATGTCAAGTGATACCTGCACAACCAGGTGGTAGTTTTTCCTATCACCCTATTGGTGCGAAAAAAATACCGTGGGTTGTCGCTGGGACGGTTGAGGATGGAAACCTGCAATTCCAGTATTCTGCAGACTCAGATACGTTAAG aaaaatgtttatTACCCTGGTATGTGCCAATGAAGAAGGCTCATTAGTGGCATAtggtgagacagccacaacTGTCTAT ACATTTAAATTGAGTACTCGCTACGCCTGTTATAATGGAGTCTACCCATATCAGGGAATCAGCACTGGGTCTGTACTGCTCATTGT ATTCTTCGTGTTAATCTTGGTTTATCTCGTGGGTGGATTCCTCTTCCTAACATATGCAAGAGGAGCTACAGGAATGGAACGTGTGCCTAATTTCGAATTCTGGGCCGACTTCCCACATTTAATAAAA GAGGGTGCTATGTTTGTATTTAGAGGCTGCAAGACGGAGTCAACCTATGACCAGATATGA
- the LOC135500093 gene encoding sterol O-acyltransferase 1-like isoform X2, translating to MLRADTWADGDGDLSPKRQAFIRQINLQKLRDKAQKSRSDLLGQFETHLSELVDDILTDVDDIEQKPPDAVGDHVKKKRDEGSLPDKEFVARRSILTELLEIDHIRTIYHIFVAILIVFSLQTLVYDWIEKENFLPEFELITWAFGKFPIVITLWVGMVGCTMFIVYPMFSYWAAMRSPGKGGVADYIWLTIYLIYQVLFITLPIYWTAQNELPIASKVIVASEQVRLIMKAHAFIRSNIPGVIQHKKNDELSSKEGTVPDFSKYLYFLFAPTLVYRNSYPRTATIRWNYVFTNFAQVFACLFYVYYIFARFCVPVFKNFSQESVTPKKLLFSVFGCMLPGTLVLFITFFAVLHSWLNAFAEMLRFGDRLFYKDWWNSSSFANYYRTWNVVVHDWLYTYVYKDFYWCCGKSSRPAAMAIVFLLSAVVHEYILSVSFGFFYPVLFILFAGAGFGFVFLNDRRFKRSGNIFMWVALFMGTGILMCLYSMEWYARQNCPITTDSFIDYLIPRSWTCDVLFEGL from the exons ATGTTGCGTGCCGATACATGGGCTGATGGTGATGGGG ATCTCAGCCCAAAGAGACAGGCATTTATACGGCAGATAAACTTACAGAAGTTACGAGACAAAGCTCAG AAATCGCGTTCAGACCTGCTGGGGCAATTTGAGACACATCTGAGTGAATTGGTTGATGACATTCTCACAGATGTTGATGACATCGAACAGAAACCACCAGATGCTGTTGGTGATCACGTTAAGAAGAA AAGAGATGAAGGGAGTCTGCCCGATAAAGAATTTGTTGCCAGGAGGTCCATTCTTAC GGagctccttgaaatcgatcacatCCGCACCATATATCACAtcttcgtcgccatattgattgtgttcagtttacAGACGCTCGTCTATGATTGGATCGAAAAGGAAAA TTTTCTACCAGAGTTTGAGCTCATCACGTGGGCGTTTGGTAAATTCCCTATCGTGATCACGCTATGGGTTGGCATGGTTGGATGCACAATGTTCATTGTTTATCCGATGTTCTCTTACTGGGCAGCGATGAGATCTCCAGGAAAAGGAG GTGTCGCAGACTACATCTGGCTGACAATCTACTTAATCTATCAAGTTCTATTTATAACTCTTCCTATCTACTGGACGGCCCAGAATGAGCTTCCTATCGCTTCCAAAGTGATTGTCGCATCGGAGCAGGTCCGTCTCATCATGAAAGCACATGCCTTCATCAGGTCAAATATACCTGGCGTGATTCAACATAAAAAAA ACGATGAACTTTCATCCAAAGAAGGAACGGTCCCAGATTTCTCAAAGTATTTATATTTCCTGTTTGCACCAACACTTGTTTACAGAAATTCATATCCCAG gaCAGCCACAATACGGTGGAACTATGTATTCACAAACTTTGCCCAGGTTTTCGCTTGCTTATTTTACGTTTATTACATATTCGCACGGTTCTGCGTGCCGGTTTTCAAGAACTTCAGCCAAGAATCGGTCACGCCCAAGAAGCTTCTCTTCTCTGTGTTCGGCTGCATGCTGCCAGGGACCCTTGTTCTCTTCATCA CATTCTTCGCAGTGCTGCACTCCTGGCTGAATGCCTTTGCCGAGATGTTACGGTTTGGCGATCGGTTATTCTACAAAGATTGGTGGAACAGCTCATCATTTGCCAACTACTACCGGACGTGGAACGTGGTCGTCCACGACTGGTTGTATACATATGTCTACAAGGACTTCTATTGG TGTTGTGGTAAAAGCAGCCGACCAGCAGCGATGGCGATCGTATTCCTCCTCTCGGCCGTTGTACATGAGTACATCCTGAGCGTCTCCTTTGGTTTCTTCTATCCTGTCTTGTTCATCTTGTTTGCTGGCGCTGGAT TTGGCTTTGTATTCCTGAATGATCGGCGGTTTAAGCGTAGTGGCAACATCTTCATGTGGGTAGCACTGTTCATGGGCACAGGTATCTTGATGTGTTTGTACAGCATGGAGTGGTACGCCCGGCAGAACTGCCCCATTACAACG GATTCCTTCATCGATTACCTGATCCCTCGGTCGTGGACTTGTGATGTTTTGTTCGAGGGATTATAG
- the LOC135500428 gene encoding uncharacterized protein LOC135500428, protein MSHMFHQVLSIIAKPPSQRGVPEIEFVLPWIRKYGDLLQDMGKNVLIDILQNCDFKQVDRDDVIIRQGEIGDCFYLILNGSAVVYIDPNLSGEEDRAVIKTEQETEADDRVKGKEDRKDEEDGTEGETDESRWESDEGEAAEVPKVEKKKKIDRSSFGKFIVKYESGKSFGEIALISQDSVRNATVLADETSDLLIIHRDLYNRSLKAFQEEEYADRRDFVENHSLFGKWSPRFRHLLEMSMRREVFTFDATIVKQGEEFSGLYFIRRGHAKVMVTPNKHKHQYKELAPFVAENDVFEVELLRPKRKNSRLQDDLSKKNGVIKESVMARRRGGYAAAEKQMSNRSIMLCSVEDGDCIGDVELLMDLSTYMQSVVCTSQCEVYILDVKNLERLVAKKNPHTLELMKFGVITKLRSRSRTVQGAQVPFLKHLLFRMTEYREPQPRKLLEFKSGKELPDKETLDQVLLEAFIHKKASLLRPYVPDALYYKQLMDDKVKKSQSVALSMSLLDRMALRAGKYPRRRHARSIVTLKDLQRQTEARHRRVNEDTQAQRALEELVAAPTPAPQSPEKWRTQSEIDLRDLSPNSNTDDTHIPDPMLRPGRKQLSMSVPDLRVTSANEIVREVDVVSEHGVEGLRPVREVTEPSLSRENSKVGSEKNADNTPGKDTGNGSAKDDENKSSQLSTQDMASPPISRRVSGDATTLAGFVESSKSGGETVRRNSIASAPDFKADDSEKMSRETPAGEKENNSILVTELITKPQDELDGRTSVNSGFDIASQRSHSAHRPTFAKMKFVNGYVQHRMRELERNPEYHDWETSEHKLRGLEERVQAFTQRYTKKDAGEVKPKKSVLPPLKRYKVKEDLRLPKPGGRVVIKRKQCHFANCKYTVKDHNHTKYHMVRNLPEMDKIKKTQVVVNYFMLRAVEKKTRRKSEEVLL, encoded by the exons ATGAGTCACATGTTCCATCAGGTGCTCAGCATCATCGCCAAGCCGCCATCACAACGAGGCGTGCCGGAAATAGAATTCGTGTTACCATGGATCCGGAAGTATGGAGATCTTCTGCAGGATATGGGGAAAA ATGTGCTGATAGATATCTTGCAGAACTGTGACTTCAAGCAGGTCGaccgtgatgacgtcattatccGCCAGGGCGAGATTGGAGATTG TTTCTACCTCATTCTCAACGGATCTGCCGTCGTCTACATCGACCCTAATCTCTCTGGCGAAGAAGACAGAGCAGTCATTAAAACAGAGCAAGAAACTGAAGCAGACGACAGGGTAAAGGGAAAAGAGGATCGGAAAGATGAAGAAGACGGAACAGAGGGAGAAACCGATGAGTCCCGGTGGGAAAGTGATGAGGGAGAGGCTGCTGAGGTTCCGAAAgttgagaagaagaagaaaatagacCGGTCTTCGTTTGGGAAGTTCATCGTGAAATACG AGAGCGGGAAAAGTTTTGGCGAGATTGCACTCATTAGTCAAGACAGCGTCAGGAACGCCACCGTGCTCGCAGACGAGACCTCTGACCTTCTCATCATACACAGAGACCTCTATAATCGATCACTCAAG GCCTTTCAAGAAGAGGAATACGCCGACAGACGCGATTTCGTGGAGAATCATTCATTGTTCGGAAAATGGTCTCCCCGCTTCCGTCACCTCTTAGAGATGAGTATGAGAAGAGAGGTATTCACCTTCGACGCGACCATCGTCAAGCAGGGGGAGGAGTTCTCTGGTTTATACTTCATTAGAAG AGGTCACGCCAAGGTCATGGTCACACCCAACAAGCACAAGCATCAGTACAAGGAGTTGGCGCCATTCGTAGCTGAGAACGATGTCTTCGAAGTCGAACTACTGAG ACCAAAACGTAAGAATTCCCGCCTCCAGGATGACCTGAGCAAGAAGAACGGCGTCATCAAGGAGAGCGTGATGGCGCGCAGGCGGGGTGGGTACGCTGCTGCGGAGAAACAAATGAGTAACAGATCCATAATGTTGTGTAGCGTCGAAGATGGTGACTGCATAGGAGATGTGGAACTGTTGATGGATTTATCAACATACATGCAGTCCGTCGTCTGCACGTCACAATGTGAAGTTTACATCTTGGATGTGAAGAACTTAGAACGTTTGGTCGCGAAGAAAAATCCTCATACTTTAGAACtgatgaaatttggtgtgataaCAAAATTAAGGAGCAGATCACGAACTGTGCAAGGTGCGCAAGTGCCGTTTCTTAAACATTTGTTATTCAGAATGACTGAATACAGAGAACCGCAACCCAGGAAGTTACTCGAGTTCAAATCGGGTAAAGAACTCCCGGATAAAGAGACGCTGGACCAAGTGTTGCTGGAAGCGTTCATTCATAAAAAGGCGTCCCTGTTGCGACCTTATGTTCCGGATGCGTTGTATTATAAACAATTAATGGACGATAAAGTTAAGAAGTCTCAGAGTGTTGCTCTTTCGATGAGTTTACTGGATCGTATGGCTCTCAGGGCGGGGAAATATCCTCGAAGGCGGCATGCCCGCAGTATAGTGACATTGAAAGACCTTCAGCGACAGACGGAGGCGCGTCATCGACGGGTGAACGAAGACACGCAGGCGCAGCGCGCACTGGAGGAACTGGTCGCAGCTCCCACACCTGCACCGCAATCGCCGGAGAAATGGCGGACTCAGAGTGAAATCGATCTCAGAGATTTGTCTCCGAACTCGAACACGGATGATACTCATATACCCGATCCCATGCTACGTCCCGGGAGGAAGCAACTCTCCATGTCTGTCCCTGATCTACGCGTCACAAGCGCAAATGAAATTGTCCGCGAGGTTGACGTGGTGAGCGAGCATGGAGTGGAGGGGCTGCGACCAGTTCGGGAGGTGACCGAACCGTCTCTGTCGAGAGAAAATTCTAAGGTGGGGTCAGAGAAGAATGCGGACAATACTCCTGGAAAAGACACGGGAAATGGGTCGGCTAAGGATGACGAAAACAAATCATCTCAGTTATCAACTCAGGATATGGCTTCGCCTCCAATTAGCAGAAGAGTTAGTGGTGATGCGACAACATTAGCAGGATTTGTCGAATCATCCAAAAGTGGGGGCGAAACCGTTAGGCGAAACAGCATCGCGAGCGCTCCGGATTTTAAAGCAGACGATAGCGAAAAAATGTCGCGAGAGACTCCTGCTGGTGAAAAGGAGAATAATTCTATTTTAGTGACTGAATTGATCACGAAACCACAGGACGAGTTGGACGGGAGAACGTCAGTTAATTCTGGATTTGATATTGCGAGCCAGCGCTCCCACAGCGCACATCGGCCCACCTTCgccaaaatgaaatttgtgaatGGTTATGTGCAGCACCGCATGAGGGAGCTAGAGAGAAACCCGGAGTATCACGATTGGGAAACGAGTGAGCATAAACTCCGCGGGCTCGAGGAGCGGGTCCAGGCCTTTACGCAGCGGTATACCAAGAAGGACGCAGGCGAGGTCAAGCCAAAGAAGTCGGTGCTGCCACCTCTGAAGAGGTATAAAGTAAAG GAGGATCTTCGTCTCCCCAAACCCGGCGGCAGAGTGGTTATAAAGCGTAAACAATGTCACTTTGCCAACTGCAAATATACCGTGAAGGACCATAATCACACCAAGTACCACATGGTACGCAACCTCCCAGAGATGGACAAGATCAAAAAGACTCAAGTTGTCGTCAATTATTTCATGTTGAGGGCCGTGGAGAagaaaacaagaagaaaatcCGAGGAAGTCTTACTCTGA
- the LOC135500093 gene encoding sterol O-acyltransferase 1-like isoform X3, with protein MEEIVNSNGSDLSPKRQAFIRQINLQKLRDKAQKSRSDLLGQFETHLSELVDDILTDVDDIEQKPPDAVGDHVKKKRDEGSLPDKEFVARRSILTELLEIDHIRTIYHIFVAILIVFSLQTLVYDWIEKENFLPEFELITWAFGKFPIVITLWVGMVGCTMFIVYPMFSYWAAMRSPGKGGVADYIWLTIYLIYQVLFITLPIYWTAQNELPIASKVIVASEQVRLIMKAHAFIRSNIPGVIQHKKNDELSSKEGTVPDFSKYLYFLFAPTLVYRNSYPRTATIRWNYVFTNFAQVFACLFYVYYIFARFCVPVFKNFSQESVTPKKLLFSVFGCMLPGTLVLFITFFAVLHSWLNAFAEMLRFGDRLFYKDWWNSSSFANYYRTWNVVVHDWLYTYVYKDFYWCCGKSSRPAAMAIVFLLSAVVHEYILSVSFGFFYPVLFILFAGAGFGFVFLNDRRFKRSGNIFMWVALFMGTGILMCLYSMEWYARQNCPITTDSFIDYLIPRSWTCDVLFEGL; from the exons ATGGAGGAAATAGTTAACTCAAATGGATCAG ATCTCAGCCCAAAGAGACAGGCATTTATACGGCAGATAAACTTACAGAAGTTACGAGACAAAGCTCAG AAATCGCGTTCAGACCTGCTGGGGCAATTTGAGACACATCTGAGTGAATTGGTTGATGACATTCTCACAGATGTTGATGACATCGAACAGAAACCACCAGATGCTGTTGGTGATCACGTTAAGAAGAA AAGAGATGAAGGGAGTCTGCCCGATAAAGAATTTGTTGCCAGGAGGTCCATTCTTAC GGagctccttgaaatcgatcacatCCGCACCATATATCACAtcttcgtcgccatattgattgtgttcagtttacAGACGCTCGTCTATGATTGGATCGAAAAGGAAAA TTTTCTACCAGAGTTTGAGCTCATCACGTGGGCGTTTGGTAAATTCCCTATCGTGATCACGCTATGGGTTGGCATGGTTGGATGCACAATGTTCATTGTTTATCCGATGTTCTCTTACTGGGCAGCGATGAGATCTCCAGGAAAAGGAG GTGTCGCAGACTACATCTGGCTGACAATCTACTTAATCTATCAAGTTCTATTTATAACTCTTCCTATCTACTGGACGGCCCAGAATGAGCTTCCTATCGCTTCCAAAGTGATTGTCGCATCGGAGCAGGTCCGTCTCATCATGAAAGCACATGCCTTCATCAGGTCAAATATACCTGGCGTGATTCAACATAAAAAAA ACGATGAACTTTCATCCAAAGAAGGAACGGTCCCAGATTTCTCAAAGTATTTATATTTCCTGTTTGCACCAACACTTGTTTACAGAAATTCATATCCCAG gaCAGCCACAATACGGTGGAACTATGTATTCACAAACTTTGCCCAGGTTTTCGCTTGCTTATTTTACGTTTATTACATATTCGCACGGTTCTGCGTGCCGGTTTTCAAGAACTTCAGCCAAGAATCGGTCACGCCCAAGAAGCTTCTCTTCTCTGTGTTCGGCTGCATGCTGCCAGGGACCCTTGTTCTCTTCATCA CATTCTTCGCAGTGCTGCACTCCTGGCTGAATGCCTTTGCCGAGATGTTACGGTTTGGCGATCGGTTATTCTACAAAGATTGGTGGAACAGCTCATCATTTGCCAACTACTACCGGACGTGGAACGTGGTCGTCCACGACTGGTTGTATACATATGTCTACAAGGACTTCTATTGG TGTTGTGGTAAAAGCAGCCGACCAGCAGCGATGGCGATCGTATTCCTCCTCTCGGCCGTTGTACATGAGTACATCCTGAGCGTCTCCTTTGGTTTCTTCTATCCTGTCTTGTTCATCTTGTTTGCTGGCGCTGGAT TTGGCTTTGTATTCCTGAATGATCGGCGGTTTAAGCGTAGTGGCAACATCTTCATGTGGGTAGCACTGTTCATGGGCACAGGTATCTTGATGTGTTTGTACAGCATGGAGTGGTACGCCCGGCAGAACTGCCCCATTACAACG GATTCCTTCATCGATTACCTGATCCCTCGGTCGTGGACTTGTGATGTTTTGTTCGAGGGATTATAG